One genomic region from Candidatus Eisenbacteria bacterium encodes:
- the recG gene encoding ATP-dependent DNA helicase RecG produces the protein MPPSIVPMASLRDPVRYLTGVGPEMARRLAKLEIRTIRDLLFHVPRGYLDRRTVTPIAFLRPNQEASILGTLASIRLERRMRGRRDVTGAVQDGTGALRVVWFNQPFVERLLRAGERYFFSGPVQPFRGLEMHNPEFEPDEEGAEHRNLARVAPVYGLTQGITQRWLRARVADALRSLPPTPDQVPLEWRREQSLPELAEAFAQVHFPERPEDAEPARRRLALEELLALQVSLQYARMRHRGRRAARSLDRGAPLAERFLASLPFTLTRSQAEALAAIERDLDREVPMRRLLLGDVGSGKTVLALAAAVRAAGAGMQTAILAPTTLLAEQHAETATRLLGPSGTRFALLTAATPMKERDRILEQVSSGDVSLVIGTHALLERDLGFGSLGLVVVDEQHRFGVRQRVSLAAKSRGIQDAHLLVLTATPIPRSLAMTLYGDLDLSLLVERPPGRSPVRTSFLRADGIETLARILGEEAKQGGSAFVVYPVVEESETLDLKSAAAMAQKLARVGSLAEAGVVLVHGRLKPAERRLAIERFRSGEARILVATTVVEVGLDIPDATLIVIEHPERFGLAQLHQLRGRVGRADRPGRCVLLVGRGIGDVARKRLETFRRVGNGQELAEEDLKLRGPGELLGTSQHGFPEFRAVNPTLDLDLIEAARGLAKDLLSREGGPGGDARLKTWIEAHFAGADRFLESG, from the coding sequence ATGCCCCCTAGCATCGTGCCGATGGCCTCGCTCCGCGATCCAGTCCGCTACCTGACCGGTGTCGGCCCCGAAATGGCCCGGCGCCTGGCCAAGCTCGAAATCCGCACGATTCGAGATCTCCTCTTCCATGTGCCCAGAGGCTACCTCGACCGCCGCACGGTCACGCCGATCGCCTTCCTTCGTCCGAACCAGGAAGCCTCCATTTTGGGCACTCTCGCCAGCATCCGCCTCGAGCGGCGCATGCGGGGGAGACGCGACGTGACCGGTGCCGTTCAGGACGGGACCGGCGCCTTGCGCGTCGTGTGGTTCAACCAGCCCTTTGTGGAGCGCCTGCTCCGGGCGGGGGAGCGCTACTTCTTTTCCGGGCCGGTGCAGCCGTTCCGCGGCCTCGAGATGCATAATCCTGAGTTCGAGCCGGACGAAGAGGGGGCCGAGCATCGGAATCTCGCGCGGGTCGCGCCGGTCTACGGGCTCACGCAGGGAATCACCCAGCGCTGGCTGCGCGCCCGCGTGGCGGATGCGCTCCGCTCCCTGCCCCCGACCCCGGATCAGGTTCCTCTCGAGTGGCGCCGGGAGCAATCGCTCCCCGAGCTCGCGGAGGCGTTCGCGCAGGTTCATTTCCCCGAGCGACCGGAGGACGCGGAGCCTGCCAGGCGCCGGCTCGCCCTGGAGGAGCTTCTCGCGCTGCAAGTTTCGCTGCAGTACGCGAGAATGCGGCACCGCGGGCGGCGCGCCGCCCGTTCGCTCGACCGCGGCGCCCCGCTCGCCGAACGTTTCCTCGCATCCCTCCCGTTCACGCTGACCCGCTCGCAGGCGGAAGCGCTCGCCGCGATCGAGCGCGATTTGGATCGCGAAGTTCCCATGAGGCGGCTCCTGCTGGGGGATGTGGGCTCGGGGAAAACCGTTCTCGCGCTCGCCGCGGCGGTTCGCGCCGCCGGCGCCGGAATGCAGACCGCGATCCTGGCCCCGACCACGCTCCTCGCGGAGCAGCACGCCGAGACGGCCACGAGGCTTCTGGGCCCGTCCGGCACACGATTTGCGCTCCTGACCGCCGCCACGCCGATGAAGGAAAGGGACCGGATCCTAGAGCAGGTCTCCTCGGGGGATGTCTCGCTCGTGATCGGAACGCACGCGCTCCTGGAACGCGATCTCGGCTTCGGCTCGCTCGGGCTTGTCGTGGTCGACGAGCAGCACCGCTTCGGCGTCCGCCAGCGCGTTTCGCTCGCGGCGAAGAGCAGGGGAATCCAGGACGCGCATCTACTCGTGCTCACCGCCACCCCGATTCCCCGCAGCCTCGCGATGACGCTCTACGGCGATCTCGACCTCTCCCTCCTCGTGGAAAGGCCGCCGGGGCGCTCCCCCGTCCGGACCTCCTTCCTCCGCGCGGACGGGATCGAAACGCTCGCGCGCATCCTCGGCGAAGAAGCGAAGCAGGGGGGCAGTGCCTTCGTCGTTTACCCGGTCGTCGAGGAGAGCGAGACGCTCGATCTCAAATCGGCCGCCGCGATGGCCCAGAAGCTCGCCCGCGTGGGATCGCTCGCGGAGGCGGGGGTGGTGCTCGTGCACGGCCGCCTGAAGCCCGCCGAGCGACGCCTCGCGATCGAGCGCTTCCGTTCGGGAGAAGCGCGAATTCTCGTCGCGACGACCGTCGTGGAAGTGGGGCTCGATATTCCCGATGCCACGCTCATCGTGATCGAGCACCCGGAACGGTTCGGCCTGGCGCAGCTCCATCAGCTCCGGGGCCGCGTCGGCCGCGCCGACCGGCCCGGTCGCTGCGTCCTCTTGGTCGGGAGAGGGATCGGGGACGTGGCGCGAAAGCGCCTGGAAACCTTCCGGCGCGTGGGGAACGGCCAGGAGCTGGCGGAAGAGGACCTGAAGCTGCGCGGCCCCGGCGAGCTGCTCGGGACCTCGCAGCATGGATTCCCCGAATTCCGCGCGGTGAATCCAACCTTGGACCTCGATCTCATCGAGGCAGCGCGGGGGCTCGCGAAGGACCTGCTCTCGAGGGAGGGGGGCCCAGGCGGGGACGCCCGGCTCAAGACATGGATCGAGGCCCACTTCGCGGGAGCGGACCGCTTCCTGGAGAGCGGGTAG
- a CDS encoding MFS transporter codes for MKGAGSRLFRNKSFRALWLGQFVSIFGDRLHYLALLALIVERAHDPLNPTPELALVPAVSFLPTILIGPLAGALVDSWEMRRILVISDVLRGCLVLLLIPAAARGGLPAAFFVVFLLYVVNSFFLPARSAIVPDLVQGNELTEASSLATLAGVAATITGALLGGILVERAGWRWGFGIDAATYFVSAGFLATTKPRAHQRRPRAGTWGVAYRTLGREVREGALITVSNRTVLGSLLALVSLWIAGGALHVAGTVLLRERMTGFVSGTGGVLSALGFGMVAGTLLLAWRGGRWPRGPLAALGLAGTGIALMLFTRAVSFPALATVAFLAGIFVALLLVTTEAAVQSAVAPEARGRVFALRDFSTRVAVLGAAGLLGLALGRGWVTPAGTVAGAGATLIAGGGVGLLLRRRTVTRSAG; via the coding sequence ATGAAGGGCGCGGGCTCGCGCCTCTTCCGCAACAAGAGCTTTCGCGCGCTCTGGCTCGGGCAGTTCGTCTCGATTTTCGGCGACCGCCTCCATTATCTGGCCCTCCTCGCGCTGATCGTCGAGCGCGCCCACGATCCCCTCAATCCGACCCCCGAGCTGGCCCTCGTTCCGGCGGTCAGCTTTCTTCCCACGATCCTGATCGGTCCCCTCGCGGGGGCCCTCGTGGATTCCTGGGAGATGCGGCGCATCCTCGTGATCTCCGATGTCCTCCGGGGATGCCTCGTGCTCCTTCTGATTCCCGCCGCTGCGCGCGGCGGCCTCCCGGCGGCGTTTTTCGTTGTCTTTCTGCTCTATGTCGTGAACTCGTTCTTCCTCCCCGCGCGCTCGGCAATCGTGCCGGACCTCGTGCAAGGGAACGAGCTCACGGAGGCGAGCTCCCTGGCCACGCTGGCGGGAGTCGCGGCCACGATCACCGGCGCCCTCCTGGGAGGGATCCTCGTCGAGCGGGCGGGCTGGCGATGGGGATTCGGGATCGACGCGGCCACGTACTTCGTCTCGGCCGGCTTTCTCGCCACCACGAAGCCGAGAGCCCACCAACGAAGACCCAGAGCGGGGACCTGGGGCGTCGCCTACCGCACGCTCGGTCGCGAGGTCCGAGAAGGCGCCTTGATCACCGTGTCGAATCGAACGGTCTTGGGATCGCTCCTGGCGCTCGTCTCCCTCTGGATCGCGGGGGGCGCGCTCCACGTCGCCGGGACGGTGCTTCTCCGCGAGCGGATGACCGGGTTCGTCTCCGGGACCGGCGGAGTTCTCTCCGCGCTCGGGTTCGGCATGGTCGCGGGCACGCTCCTCCTCGCGTGGCGGGGCGGGCGATGGCCCAGGGGCCCGTTGGCCGCGCTCGGGCTCGCGGGAACCGGAATCGCGCTCATGCTCTTCACGCGGGCCGTGTCCTTCCCTGCGCTCGCGACCGTCGCGTTCCTCGCCGGAATATTCGTGGCGCTCCTCCTCGTGACGACGGAGGCCGCGGTGCAATCGGCCGTCGCTCCGGAAGCGCGGGGACGCGTGTTCGCGCTGCGCGATTTCTCCACGCGCGTGGCCGTGCTCGGGGCCGCGGGGCTCCTGGGCCTCGCGTTGGGACGCGGCTGGGTCACGCCGGCCGGGACCGTGGCCGGGGCGGGGGCGACGCTCATCGCGGGGGGAGGTGTGGGCTTGCTCCTCAGGAGGCGGACGGTAACGCGCTCGGCGGGCTAG
- a CDS encoding glycosyltransferase family 4 protein, producing MPLKIAIVSQAYHPAVGGVTEHVDATAHALRDRGHDVTIVTARFSHRARHGTSATRRDATERGNAGGGHRVLRIGWNVAIPFNGAENNVTVGFGLREKLADIFRREAFDLVHVHCPISPTLPLLALQAAKQPVVGTFHSTVISDLTLRLFRRALRPSYRRIDRALAVSEAARACVLRHFPGPVDVLPNGVNLDRFRPGLKPLERFDDGTPNILFVGRHDPRKGLPELMAACASLARDSVPFRLIIVGDGGLRRRIERMAGGVLAGRVHFEGRVSNEHLPRYYASADLFCSPARGGESFGIVLLEAMAAGVAIVATDLPGYRTVLTPGAQGLTVPPRHPGELRRALETLLGRPDLRREMGARGIETSQRYGWPSIVEKLEEIYRALLGGRRARCLNEARRRSGSLEPARA from the coding sequence ATGCCGCTTAAGATCGCCATCGTCAGCCAGGCCTACCACCCCGCCGTCGGAGGCGTGACGGAGCATGTGGACGCCACGGCGCACGCGCTCCGGGATCGCGGGCATGACGTGACGATCGTCACGGCCCGATTCTCGCACCGCGCGCGTCACGGGACCTCCGCGACGCGACGCGACGCCACGGAACGTGGAAACGCGGGGGGAGGCCACCGCGTGCTGCGGATCGGATGGAATGTCGCCATCCCTTTCAACGGCGCCGAAAACAACGTCACGGTCGGATTCGGGCTCCGCGAGAAGCTCGCGGATATCTTCCGTCGCGAAGCCTTCGATCTGGTCCACGTGCACTGCCCGATCTCCCCCACGCTGCCGCTCCTCGCCCTCCAGGCGGCGAAGCAGCCGGTCGTGGGCACGTTTCATTCCACGGTCATCTCGGACCTCACCTTGCGTCTCTTCCGCCGCGCGCTGCGCCCCTCGTACCGCCGCATCGATCGGGCCCTTGCGGTTTCGGAAGCGGCGCGCGCGTGCGTGCTGCGCCATTTTCCCGGCCCGGTCGACGTTCTTCCGAACGGGGTGAATCTCGATCGCTTTCGTCCGGGGCTGAAACCGCTCGAGCGGTTCGACGACGGCACTCCGAACATACTTTTCGTGGGTCGCCACGACCCGAGGAAAGGTCTGCCGGAGCTGATGGCCGCGTGCGCCTCTCTCGCGCGCGATTCCGTTCCCTTCCGGCTGATCATCGTCGGGGACGGCGGCTTGAGGCGGCGGATCGAGCGCATGGCCGGGGGGGTGCTCGCGGGACGCGTCCATTTCGAGGGACGTGTGAGCAACGAGCATCTCCCGAGGTATTACGCCTCAGCCGATCTCTTCTGCTCCCCCGCGCGCGGAGGCGAAAGCTTCGGAATCGTGCTTCTCGAGGCGATGGCCGCCGGGGTCGCGATCGTGGCGACGGACCTGCCGGGGTACCGGACCGTGCTCACGCCGGGCGCGCAGGGCCTCACGGTGCCGCCGCGACATCCGGGCGAGCTCCGGCGTGCCCTCGAGACGCTGCTCGGGCGCCCGGACCTGAGACGTGAGATGGGCGCGCGCGGCATCGAGACCTCGCAGCGGTACGGATGGCCTTCCATCGTGGAGAAGCTCGAGGAGATCTACCGAGCGCTCCTGGGCGGGCGGAGGGCGAGGTGCCTCAACGAAGCGCGCCGGCGGTCCGGGTCCCTCGAGCCGGCCCGGGCTTGA
- a CDS encoding lysophospholipid acyltransferase family protein: protein MISTLLLEAAFAFAPRLPDPVLSSLARATSRIEFAFASTRRRAVESNLAQIAGSGRLAAFGPRSLGGTARAMFESYHRFVLEYLAQGSMDSRALDARFRFLGMELLYRALGPGKGAVVSAPHVGNWELAGLALARLGFRVHVVTGVQFHARVTGLARMLKERERILVSTPDDGFRPLFQTLGRGGVVVLLTDGDVFARSIGTEFFGRRVPFPAGPAILARRARVRLLHAHAERRAPDRHIVSFDGVDSPEPTLSVEEDIRRLTRRVAEFQERAIAAHLDQWCIFRPLFPERDAA, encoded by the coding sequence GTGATTTCAACCCTCCTCCTTGAGGCGGCCTTCGCGTTCGCCCCCAGGCTCCCTGACCCGGTGCTTTCGTCGCTGGCGCGCGCGACGTCGCGGATCGAGTTTGCCTTCGCGTCGACGCGCCGCCGCGCCGTCGAGTCGAACCTGGCCCAGATTGCGGGGTCGGGTCGGCTCGCCGCTTTCGGCCCGCGCTCCCTGGGCGGCACGGCGCGCGCGATGTTCGAAAGTTATCACCGGTTCGTTCTGGAGTACCTCGCGCAGGGCTCGATGGATTCGCGGGCCCTCGATGCCCGCTTCCGCTTCCTCGGCATGGAGCTTCTCTATCGGGCCCTCGGCCCGGGGAAGGGAGCGGTCGTTTCGGCGCCGCACGTGGGCAACTGGGAGCTGGCGGGGCTTGCGCTCGCGCGGCTCGGATTCCGCGTTCACGTGGTGACGGGCGTCCAGTTTCATGCGCGGGTTACCGGGCTCGCGCGGATGCTTAAGGAGCGCGAGCGGATCCTCGTGAGCACGCCCGACGACGGCTTCCGGCCGCTGTTTCAAACCCTGGGACGGGGCGGAGTCGTCGTGCTGCTCACCGATGGGGACGTGTTCGCCCGCTCCATCGGCACCGAATTTTTCGGCCGTCGCGTCCCCTTCCCCGCAGGCCCCGCGATCCTGGCTCGGCGCGCGCGCGTCCGCCTGCTCCATGCGCACGCGGAGCGCCGGGCTCCGGACCGCCACATCGTCTCCTTCGATGGGGTGGATTCGCCTGAGCCCACGCTTTCGGTGGAGGAGGACATCCGCCGCCTGACCCGGCGTGTCGCGGAATTCCAGGAGCGCGCGATCGCCGCCCACCTGGACCAGTGGTGCATCTTCCGCCCCCTGTTTCCCGAACGCGATGCCGCTTAA